The following coding sequences are from one Abditibacteriaceae bacterium window:
- a CDS encoding response regulator transcription factor, whose protein sequence is MKVLVVEDDDGVARFLLRAMSESGYAVQPCADGLEALQLAGDGGFDLILLDVMLPGLDGLEVARRLRANKVATPILMLTARDTLEDKIAGLDAGADDYLVKPFHIAELLARTRAMLRRGAASPVPLRVGDLTLDPATRGAKRGSRNITLSATEYSLLEYLMRHAGRVLTRSMLLDHVWQYDFDGSDNVLEVYISYLRRKIDKGEAEPLIHTVRGSGYRLG, encoded by the coding sequence ATGAAAGTCCTGGTGGTTGAAGACGACGACGGCGTTGCACGCTTCCTGCTGCGTGCCATGAGCGAATCGGGTTACGCAGTGCAACCGTGTGCCGACGGTCTGGAAGCTCTGCAACTGGCTGGCGACGGCGGATTCGATTTGATTCTGCTCGACGTGATGCTGCCGGGTCTCGACGGGCTGGAAGTTGCGCGTCGCTTGCGGGCGAATAAAGTGGCGACGCCAATTCTGATGCTCACCGCGCGCGACACGCTGGAAGATAAAATCGCCGGTCTCGACGCTGGCGCCGACGACTACCTTGTCAAGCCATTTCACATCGCCGAACTGCTGGCGCGCACGCGGGCGATGCTGCGTCGCGGTGCAGCGTCGCCGGTTCCGTTGCGCGTGGGCGACCTAACGCTCGATCCGGCGACGCGCGGCGCAAAACGCGGCAGCCGCAATATCACGTTGTCAGCGACAGAATACAGCCTTCTCGAATATCTGATGCGCCACGCTGGGCGGGTCCTGACGCGTTCGATGCTGCTCGATCACGTCTGGCAATACGATTTCGACGGCAGCGACAACGTGCTTGAAGTTTATATTTCGTATCTGCGTCGCAAGATTGATAAAGGCGAAGCCGAGCCCTTAATTCACACGGTGCGTGGTTCCGGCTACCGCCTGGGCTAA
- a CDS encoding response regulator transcription factor, whose protein sequence is MELSRPAPPAAGEKFRILVVEDELHIARLLQINLEKAGFSCTHAGDGDAALATFRTFVPHLVLLDIMLPKRSGKEVLVKIRESSAVPVVMLTAMSTEDDEMTGFKLGADDYITKPFNPRLMVARVISHLRRAYRYDPAPAQETEPVAPPGWVTCDACRYMGPRERFESYDSEGRKTLRCPHCKDRDRLTFSLG, encoded by the coding sequence ATGGAATTATCCCGACCCGCACCGCCCGCCGCCGGCGAAAAATTTCGCATTCTCGTCGTCGAGGATGAGTTGCATATCGCGCGTTTGCTCCAAATTAATCTGGAAAAGGCGGGCTTTTCCTGCACGCACGCCGGTGACGGCGACGCCGCGCTTGCCACTTTCCGTACTTTCGTTCCGCATCTTGTGCTTCTCGATATCATGCTGCCCAAACGCAGCGGCAAAGAAGTTCTGGTCAAAATCCGCGAAAGCAGCGCCGTTCCCGTTGTCATGCTGACGGCGATGTCCACCGAAGACGACGAAATGACCGGTTTCAAGCTCGGCGCCGACGATTACATTACCAAACCGTTTAACCCGCGCCTGATGGTGGCGCGCGTCATTTCACACCTGCGCCGCGCGTATCGCTACGATCCCGCCCCTGCTCAAGAAACCGAACCCGTCGCTCCTCCAGGCTGGGTGACGTGCGATGCGTGCCGCTACATGGGGCCGCGCGAACGATTCGAATCCTACGATAGCGAAGGCCGCAAAACCTTGCGTTGCCCCCATTGCAAAGACCGCGACCGTTTGACGTTTTCTCTTGGCTAA
- a CDS encoding DUF1559 domain-containing protein: MRRAFTLLEILVVVALIALLAALLFPVFARAREVARRTSCASQLHQLGLSFALYEQDANDLPTHLSALVPVYADAQLFVCPSDAGRGIRAGNDFLEGDSRLASGVSYQFFPQWDKAQENNWWQSAPPWGAGRWDAQTPLAGCPWHWAKKWEAEASDNDAGARGWQFVLTRGGSVRRVRIEQFENFSPDSLR; this comes from the coding sequence ATGCGTCGCGCCTTTACGTTGCTCGAAATCCTCGTGGTCGTGGCGCTCATTGCGCTGCTTGCCGCGTTGCTGTTTCCCGTCTTCGCCCGCGCCCGCGAAGTGGCACGACGCACTTCGTGCGCTTCCCAACTGCATCAATTGGGGCTTTCGTTTGCTCTTTACGAACAGGACGCGAACGATTTGCCAACTCATCTTTCGGCTCTGGTTCCGGTTTACGCTGACGCGCAACTGTTTGTGTGTCCTTCCGATGCAGGTCGCGGCATCCGCGCGGGCAACGATTTCCTCGAAGGCGATTCGCGGCTAGCCAGTGGCGTTTCCTATCAATTCTTTCCGCAGTGGGACAAGGCGCAGGAAAACAACTGGTGGCAAAGCGCGCCGCCGTGGGGCGCAGGACGCTGGGACGCACAAACGCCGCTCGCGGGTTGCCCGTGGCACTGGGCGAAAAAGTGGGAAGCGGAGGCGTCGGACAACGATGCAGGCGCGCGCGGATGGCAGTTCGTGCTCACGCGCGGAGGTTCGGTCAGGCGCGTCCGAATCGAGCAATTCGAGAACTTTTCGCCGGATTCCCTGCGCTAA
- a CDS encoding UbiA prenyltransferase family protein, with protein MRDISKALRVRQWAKNVLLFAGFVFAGRLRTAGENVWREAACVFLAFVCFCALSSAAYVVNDWRDIERDRQHPVKKNRPFASGRISTRGAAGLLTASLGVATASLLLLARLNEAAQGFVLAALAYLLLTLAYSFALKNHVIVDVLTLAAGFVVRVVAGCLAVPVAISPWIVFCTFCVALFIALCKRRAELLELGSASPTRGVLAAYSVEILDPFIAVAAGLTITAYSLYTFNSPRSTALSATWHDTPVMMATIPFVVYGVFRYLLLAHSTAVGGEPENMLRDVPFMVNVMLWAVLAAALTLLS; from the coding sequence ATGCGCGATATTTCCAAAGCGCTGCGGGTGCGGCAATGGGCGAAAAACGTTTTGCTTTTTGCGGGATTTGTTTTCGCCGGTCGGCTGCGCACAGCGGGCGAAAACGTGTGGCGCGAAGCTGCATGCGTCTTTCTCGCCTTCGTGTGTTTTTGCGCGCTGTCGTCGGCGGCCTACGTCGTCAACGATTGGCGCGACATCGAGCGCGACCGCCAGCATCCGGTCAAGAAAAATCGGCCCTTTGCATCGGGGCGAATCTCCACGCGCGGCGCGGCGGGGTTGCTTACCGCGTCACTTGGCGTGGCGACCGCGAGTTTGCTTTTGCTCGCGCGATTAAATGAGGCGGCGCAGGGTTTTGTGCTCGCAGCACTGGCCTATTTGCTTCTCACGCTCGCGTATTCATTTGCGCTCAAGAATCATGTCATCGTTGATGTGCTGACGTTGGCGGCAGGTTTCGTCGTGCGCGTAGTCGCTGGTTGTCTGGCGGTTCCGGTTGCGATTTCACCGTGGATTGTTTTCTGCACATTTTGCGTCGCATTGTTCATTGCTTTGTGTAAGCGGCGCGCGGAACTCTTAGAACTGGGTTCTGCTTCGCCGACGCGCGGCGTGCTCGCAGCTTACAGCGTGGAAATTCTCGACCCGTTTATCGCTGTCGCAGCTGGCCTGACAATTACCGCGTATTCGTTGTACACCTTCAACTCGCCACGCTCGACGGCGCTTTCGGCGACATGGCACGATACGCCGGTGATGATGGCGACAATTCCGTTTGTGGTTTACGGTGTCTTCCGCTATTTGCTGCTTGCACACAGCACAGCGGTCGGCGGCGAACCGGAAAATATGCTGCGCGACGTGCCTTTCATGGTAAACGTGATGCTGTGGGCGGTTTTAGCCGCAGCCCTGACACTGTTAAGCTAA
- a CDS encoding DIP1984 family protein → MKLAEALILRADYQKRFEQLKQRIVTNAKVQEGDEPSENPQQLIGEMERLGDEILSFVQRINRTNSATEFGEGQSLSDALAQRDALMLKRTVYSSLAAAASVAQTRTSRSEVKFKSTVDVPEIQSRIDALSKSYRQVDSRIQELNWQIELAD, encoded by the coding sequence ATGAAACTTGCAGAAGCTTTAATTCTGCGCGCCGACTACCAGAAACGATTCGAACAACTGAAGCAGCGCATCGTGACAAACGCCAAAGTGCAAGAAGGCGACGAACCTTCGGAAAATCCGCAGCAATTGATCGGAGAAATGGAGCGACTCGGTGACGAGATTTTGTCGTTCGTTCAGCGCATCAATCGCACCAACAGCGCAACGGAATTCGGCGAAGGCCAAAGCTTGTCGGATGCGCTGGCTCAGCGCGATGCGCTAATGCTGAAGCGCACCGTTTACAGCAGTCTTGCAGCGGCAGCGTCGGTCGCCCAGACGCGCACCAGCCGGTCGGAAGTGAAGTTCAAAAGTACGGTCGATGTGCCGGAAATCCAGTCGCGCATTGATGCGCTTTCTAAGTCGTATCGACAGGTTGATTCACGGATTCAAGAACTGAACTGGCAGATCGAGTTAGCAGACTAG
- the aroB gene encoding 3-dehydroquinate synthase — translation MPTIPVSLGDRSYDIEIAAGALARFAESATPPARAEVAILSNQTVAPLYADTLAEQLTNAGAKVIRFNAPDGEAAKSLDVVSQAYDALAAGGLTRRGAVVAVGGGVVGDLAGFVAATWMRGVEFVQVPTTLLAMVDSSVGGKTGVNHPRAKNLIGAFHQPSRVVIDPNCLQTLPPRELRAGLAEVIKYGVIADAEFFAWLEKNIDAALALDAESLEYIIARSCELKAEVVGEDERESDAIGRRAILNYGHTAGHAFEATTRYGELLHGEAIAIGMTVAARLAILQNSIARDEGEDLLRRQTALFQRAGLPTQTPDISFETLWDAMLLDKKSRGNAVNFILPTKLGHVELFPGIAQNVVREALEGTVEIDRTS, via the coding sequence ATGCCAACGATTCCTGTTTCCCTCGGCGACCGCTCGTACGATATCGAAATCGCTGCCGGTGCGCTCGCCCGCTTTGCCGAATCTGCTACCCCGCCCGCGCGGGCCGAAGTCGCCATTCTTTCCAATCAAACTGTCGCGCCGCTTTACGCCGACACTTTAGCCGAACAGCTGACGAACGCCGGAGCGAAAGTTATTCGCTTCAACGCGCCCGATGGCGAAGCGGCTAAAAGCCTCGATGTTGTGTCTCAAGCGTATGATGCTCTTGCCGCAGGCGGCCTGACGCGGCGCGGCGCGGTTGTCGCGGTGGGCGGCGGCGTGGTCGGAGATTTGGCCGGATTCGTTGCGGCAACATGGATGCGCGGCGTCGAATTCGTTCAGGTGCCAACGACCCTTCTGGCGATGGTCGATTCCAGCGTCGGCGGCAAAACCGGCGTCAATCATCCACGCGCGAAGAATCTTATTGGCGCGTTTCATCAACCTTCGCGTGTCGTGATTGACCCGAATTGCCTTCAAACATTGCCACCGCGCGAATTGCGCGCGGGTCTGGCGGAAGTTATTAAATATGGCGTCATTGCCGATGCCGAATTCTTTGCGTGGCTGGAAAAAAACATCGACGCAGCATTGGCTCTTGATGCCGAGTCGTTGGAATATATTATTGCCCGCTCGTGTGAACTGAAGGCCGAAGTTGTTGGCGAAGACGAGCGCGAAAGCGACGCCATCGGGCGCCGCGCGATTCTCAATTATGGGCACACCGCAGGACACGCCTTTGAAGCAACAACACGCTACGGCGAACTGCTCCACGGCGAAGCGATTGCCATTGGCATGACGGTCGCGGCGCGGTTGGCAATTCTTCAGAACAGCATCGCGCGCGACGAAGGCGAAGATTTGCTGCGCCGCCAAACCGCCCTTTTCCAGCGCGCAGGTTTACCGACCCAAACGCCCGATATCTCTTTTGAAACGCTTTGGGACGCGATGCTGCTCGACAAGAAATCGCGCGGCAATGCCGTAAATTTCATTCTGCCGACGAAGCTGGGACACGTTGAACTGTTTCCCGGCATCGCTCAGAACGTGGTGCGCGAGGCTCTCGAAGGTACGGTCGAAATCGATCGTACTTCCTAA